Proteins from one Juglans microcarpa x Juglans regia isolate MS1-56 chromosome 1S, Jm3101_v1.0, whole genome shotgun sequence genomic window:
- the LOC121245962 gene encoding ATP-citrate synthase beta chain protein 2-like → MATGQLFSRTTQALFYNYKQLPIQRMLDFDFLCGRETPSVAGIINPGGDGFQKLFFGQEEIAITVHSTIEVACAAHPTADIFINFASFRSAAASSMDALKQPTIRVVAIIAEGVPESDTKQLIAFAQANNKVVIGPATVGGIQAGAFKIGDTAGTIDNIIHCKLYRPGSVGFVSKSGGMSNELYNTVARVTDGIYEGIAIGGDVFPGSTLSDHVLRFNNIPQVKMIVVLGELGGRDEYSLVEALKQGKVTKPVVAWVSGTCARLFKSEVQFGHAGAKSGGEMESAQAKNQALREAGAVVPTSYEALETAIKETFEKLVEEKKIKPVKEVQPRQIPEDLNTAIKSGKVRAPTHIISTISDERGEEQCYAGVPMSSIVESGNCIGGVVSLLWFKRSLPRYCTQFIEMCIMLCADHGPCASGAHNAIVTSRAGKDLISCLVSGLLTIGPRFGGAIDDAARYFKDACDRGLAPYEFVEAMKKKGIRVPGIGHRIKRGDNRDKRVELLQRFARSHFPSVKYMEYAVEVEIYTLSKANNLVMNVDGAIGSLFLDLLAGCGMFTKQEIDEIVEIGYLNGIFVLARSIGLIGHTFDQKRLKQPLYRHPGEDVLYTK, encoded by the exons ATGGCCACCGGACAACTATTCTCGCGCACTACCCAAGCTTTGTTTTACAACTACAAGCAATTACCGATTCAGCGGATGCTTGATTTTGACTTCCTTTGTG GGAGGGAAACACCGTCGGTTGCTGGAATCATTAATCCTGGTGGCGATGGATTTCAGAAACTCTTTTTTGGTCAAGAAGAGATTGCCATCACTGTGCACTCAAC CATTGAGGTGGCTTGTGCTGCACATCCTACTGCTGATATCTTTATCAACTTTGCATCCTTTAGAAG TGCTGCCGCCTCATCGATGGATGCTCTGAAGCAGCCAACCATTCGAGTTGTGGCTATTATTGCTGAAGGTGTTCCAGAGTCAGACACGAAGCAATTGATTGCATTTGCACAGGCAAACAATAAG GTTGTTATTGGCCCAGCAACTGTTGGAGGCATTCAAGCCGGAGCTTTCAAGATTGGAGACACTGCTGGAACtattgataatataattcatTGCAAGCTGTACAGGCCTGGATCTGTTGGTTTTGTCTCCAAATCT GGTGGGATGTCAAATGAATTATACAATACTGTTGCCCGTGTTACTGATGGAATTTATGAAG GTATTGCTATTGGAGGGGACGTGTTCCCAGGCTCCACTCTTTCTGATCATGTTTTGCGGTTTAACAACATTCCGCAG GTTAAAATGATTGTTGTACTTGGGGAACTTGGTGGGAGAGATGAGTACTCGCTAGTTGAAGCCCTGAAACAAGGGAAAGTAACTAAACCAGTGGTTGCTTGGGTTAGTGGCACTTGTGCACGACTTTTCAAATCTGAAGTACAATTCGGGCATGCT GGGGCTAAAAGTGGTGGTGAGATGGAATCTGCTCAAGCAAAAAATCAAGCACTAAGAGAAGCTGGAGCTGTTGTTCCCACATCATATGAAGCTTTAGAAACTGCAATTAAGGAAACTTTTGAGAAACTG gttgaagaaaagaagattaAACCGGTAAAGGAAGTTCAGCCTCGACAAATCCCCGAGGATCTTAACACTGCCATCAAGAGTGGGAAAGTTCGCGCTCCAACTCATATTATTTCCACCATCTCCGATGAAAGGG GCGAGGAGCAATGCTATGCTGGGGTACCAATGTCTTCTATTGTTGAATCGGGTAATTGTATTGGTGGTGTTGTCTCACTTTTGTGGTTCAAACGCAGCCTTCCCCGTTACTGCACACAATTTATTGAG ATGTGTATCATGTTATGTGCCGACCATGGTCCTTGTGCCTCTGGTGCTCATAATGCTATTGTAACATCAAGAGCTGGAAAGGACCTTATTTCCTGTCTGGTCTCTG GTTTGCTTACAATTGGTCCCCGATTTGGTGGTGCCATTGACGATGCTGCTCGATACTTCAAGGATGCCTGTGACCGG GGCTTGGCACCATATGAGTTTGTTGAAGCCATGAAAAAGAAGGGCATCCGTGTACCAGGAATTGGGCATAG GATCAAGAGAGGCGACAACAGAGACAAGAGAGTAGAGCTGCTACAACGGTTCGCTCGCTCACATTTCCCTTCTGTAAAGTACATGGAATACGCTGTGGAAGTCGAAATTTACACCCTCTCCAAAGCAAATAATCTGGTGATGAATGTTGACGGTGCAATTGGTTCCCTTTTCTTGGATCTCCTTGCCGGCTGTGGAATGTTCACCAAGCAAGAGATTGATGAGATTGTCGAGATTGGCTATCTAAATGGAATCTTTGTGCTGGCACGCTCCATTGGCCTGATTGG gcacaCCTTTGATCAGAAGAGATTGAAACAGCCGCTCTATCGCCACCCAGGGGAGGATGTTCTTTACACCAAATGA